A genomic region of Equus caballus isolate H_3958 breed thoroughbred chromosome 1, TB-T2T, whole genome shotgun sequence contains the following coding sequences:
- the NKX2-1 gene encoding homeobox protein Nkx-2.1 isoform X1, which yields MRGAQLKQNDPHLLISSVATKRLAIYAATLNKDIWLFPGKQVHFCMAQLRAEASLSPASRPLGCLCLGNRPLPASWSRRGSGSVRPGNWRAGTHDAPCPRPPLKHQRGKQRGPGLGCWGCDVLGKSAPAPGPCVSGRWARVGDTSRRRIMSMSPKHTTPFSVSDILSPLEESYKKVGMEGGGLGAPLAAYRQGQAAPPAAAMQQHAVGHHGAVTAAYHMTAAGVPQLSHSAVGGYCNGNLGNMSELPPYQDTMRNSASGPGWYGANPDPRFPAISRFMGPASGMNMSGMGGLGSLGDVSKNMAPLPSAPRRKRRVLFSQAQVYELERRFKQQKYLSAPEREHLASMIHLTPTQVKIWFQNHRYKMKRQAKDKAAQQQLQQDSGGGGGGGAGCPQQQQAQQQSPRRVAVPVLVKDGKPCQAGAPAPGGASLQGHAQQQAQQQAQAAQAAAAAISVGSGGPGLGAHPGHQPGSAGQSPDLAHHAASPAALQGQVSSLSHLNSSGSDYGTMSCSTLLYGRTW from the exons ATGAGAGGCGCCCAATTGAAGCAGAATGATCCTCATCTACTAATATCCAGCGTGGCCACAAAGCGACTGGCCATTTACGCCGCCACTTTAAACAAAGATATTTGGTTATTCCCGGGGAAGCAAGTGCACTTTTGCATGGCTCAGCTCCGGGCGGAGGCGagcctcagcccagcctcccgCCCGCTGGGCTGCTTGTGCCTCGGGAATCGCCCCCTCCCGGCCAGCTGGTCCCGCCGGGGTTCAGGCTCCGTTCGGCCCGGCAACTGGCGGGCGGGCACTCACGACGCTCCCTGCCCGCGCCCTCCCTTGAAGCATCAGAGGGGAAAACAGCGTGGCCCTGGGCTCGGGTGCTGGGGCTGTGATGTCCTCGGAAAGtcagctccagccccaggtcCCTGCGTGTCCGGGCGATGGGCGAGGGTCGGGGACACCAG ccgcCGCCGAATCATGTCGATGAGTCCAAAGCACACGACTCCGTTCTCAGTGTCTGACATCTTGAGTCCCCTGGAGGAAAGCTACAAGAAAGTGGGCATGGAGGGCGGCGGCCTCGGGGCTCCGCTGGCGGCTTACAGGCAGGGCCAGGCGGCACCGCCGGCCGCGGCCATGCAGCAGCACGCCGTGGGGCACCACGGCGCCGTCACCGCCGCCTACCACATGACGGCGGCGGGGGTGCCCCAGCTCTCGCACTCCGCCGTGGGGGGCTACTGCAACGGCAACCTGGGCAACATGAGCGAGCTGCCGCCGTACCAGGACACCATGCGGAACAGCGCCTCGGGCCCGGGATGGTACGGCGCCAACCCAGACCCGCGCTTCCCCGCCA TCTCCCGCTTCATGGGCCCGGCGAGCGGCATGAACATGAGCGGCATGGGCGGCCTGGGCTCGCTGGGGGACGTGAGCAAGAACATGGCCCCGCTGCCCAGCGCCCCGCGCCGGAAGCGCCGGGTGCTCTTCTCCCAGGCGCAGGTGTACGAGCTGGAGCGACGCTTCAAGCAACAGAAGTACCTGTCGGCGCCCGAGCGCGAGCACCTGGCCAGCATGATCCACCTGACACCCACTCAGGTCAAGATCTGGTTCCAGAATCACCGCTACAAGATGAAGCGCCAAGCCAAGGACAAGGCGGCACAGCAGCAACTGCAGCAGgacagcggcggcggcggcggcgggggcgccggGTGCCCGCAGCAGCAGCAAGCGCAGCAGCAGTCGCCGCGCCGCGTGGCCGTGCCGGTCCTGGTGAAAGACGGCAAACCCTGCCAGGCGGGCGCTCCCGCGCCGGGGGGCGCCAGCCTGCAAGGCCACGCGCAACAGCAGGCGCAGCAGCAGGCGCAGGCCgcgcaggcggcggcggcggcgatcTCAGTGGGCAGCGGCGGCCCCGGGCTGGGTGCACACCCGGGCCACCAGCCGGGCAGCGCGGGCCAGTCTCCGGACCTGGCGCACCACGCCGCCAGCCCCGCGGCGCTGCAGGGCCAGGTGTCTAGCCTGTCCCACCTGAACTCCTCGGGCTCGGACTATGGCACCATGTCCTGTTCCACTTTGCTATATGGTCGGACCTGGTGA
- the NKX2-1 gene encoding homeobox protein Nkx-2.1 isoform X3, with amino-acid sequence MRGAQLKQNDPHLLISSVATKRLAIYAATLNKDIWLFPGKQVHFCMAQLRAEASLSPASRPLGCLCLGNRPLPASWSRRGSGSVRPGNWRAGTHDAPCPRPPLKHQRGKQRGPGLGCWGCDVLGKSAPAPGPCVSGRWARVGDTSRRRIMSMSPKHTTPFSVSDILSPLEESYKKVGMEGGGLGAPLAAYRQGQAAPPAAAMQQHAVGHHGAVTAAYHMTAAGVPQLSHSAVGGYCNGNLGNMSELPPYQDTMRNSASGPGWYGANPDPRFPATPKVGIYRRTPAAGLGPVRRLRPANPATPAGLGHERTRSGLSPLGFLVSRFMGPASGMNMSGMGGLGSLGDVSKNMAPLPSAPRRKRRVLFSQAQVYELERRFKQQKYLSAPEREHLASMIHLTPTQVKIWFQNHRYKMKRQAKDKAAQQQLQQDSGGGGGGGAGCPQQQQAQQQSPRRVAVPVLVKDGKPCQAGAPAPGGASLQGHAQQQAQQQAQAAQAAAAAISVGSGGPGLGAHPGHQPGSAGQSPDLAHHAASPAALQGQVSSLSHLNSSGSDYGTMSCSTLLYGRTW; translated from the exons ATGAGAGGCGCCCAATTGAAGCAGAATGATCCTCATCTACTAATATCCAGCGTGGCCACAAAGCGACTGGCCATTTACGCCGCCACTTTAAACAAAGATATTTGGTTATTCCCGGGGAAGCAAGTGCACTTTTGCATGGCTCAGCTCCGGGCGGAGGCGagcctcagcccagcctcccgCCCGCTGGGCTGCTTGTGCCTCGGGAATCGCCCCCTCCCGGCCAGCTGGTCCCGCCGGGGTTCAGGCTCCGTTCGGCCCGGCAACTGGCGGGCGGGCACTCACGACGCTCCCTGCCCGCGCCCTCCCTTGAAGCATCAGAGGGGAAAACAGCGTGGCCCTGGGCTCGGGTGCTGGGGCTGTGATGTCCTCGGAAAGtcagctccagccccaggtcCCTGCGTGTCCGGGCGATGGGCGAGGGTCGGGGACACCAG ccgcCGCCGAATCATGTCGATGAGTCCAAAGCACACGACTCCGTTCTCAGTGTCTGACATCTTGAGTCCCCTGGAGGAAAGCTACAAGAAAGTGGGCATGGAGGGCGGCGGCCTCGGGGCTCCGCTGGCGGCTTACAGGCAGGGCCAGGCGGCACCGCCGGCCGCGGCCATGCAGCAGCACGCCGTGGGGCACCACGGCGCCGTCACCGCCGCCTACCACATGACGGCGGCGGGGGTGCCCCAGCTCTCGCACTCCGCCGTGGGGGGCTACTGCAACGGCAACCTGGGCAACATGAGCGAGCTGCCGCCGTACCAGGACACCATGCGGAACAGCGCCTCGGGCCCGGGATGGTACGGCGCCAACCCAGACCCGCGCTTCCCCGCCA CTCCCAAAGTTGGGATCTACCGTCGGACCCCAGCTGCTGGCCTGGGCCCAGTTCGCCGCCTGCGGCCCGCTAACCCCGCGACACCAGCCGGGCTTGGGCACGAAAGGACCAGGAGCGGCCTGTCTCCACTGGGCTTTTTGG TCTCCCGCTTCATGGGCCCGGCGAGCGGCATGAACATGAGCGGCATGGGCGGCCTGGGCTCGCTGGGGGACGTGAGCAAGAACATGGCCCCGCTGCCCAGCGCCCCGCGCCGGAAGCGCCGGGTGCTCTTCTCCCAGGCGCAGGTGTACGAGCTGGAGCGACGCTTCAAGCAACAGAAGTACCTGTCGGCGCCCGAGCGCGAGCACCTGGCCAGCATGATCCACCTGACACCCACTCAGGTCAAGATCTGGTTCCAGAATCACCGCTACAAGATGAAGCGCCAAGCCAAGGACAAGGCGGCACAGCAGCAACTGCAGCAGgacagcggcggcggcggcggcgggggcgccggGTGCCCGCAGCAGCAGCAAGCGCAGCAGCAGTCGCCGCGCCGCGTGGCCGTGCCGGTCCTGGTGAAAGACGGCAAACCCTGCCAGGCGGGCGCTCCCGCGCCGGGGGGCGCCAGCCTGCAAGGCCACGCGCAACAGCAGGCGCAGCAGCAGGCGCAGGCCgcgcaggcggcggcggcggcgatcTCAGTGGGCAGCGGCGGCCCCGGGCTGGGTGCACACCCGGGCCACCAGCCGGGCAGCGCGGGCCAGTCTCCGGACCTGGCGCACCACGCCGCCAGCCCCGCGGCGCTGCAGGGCCAGGTGTCTAGCCTGTCCCACCTGAACTCCTCGGGCTCGGACTATGGCACCATGTCCTGTTCCACTTTGCTATATGGTCGGACCTGGTGA
- the NKX2-1 gene encoding homeobox protein Nkx-2.1 isoform X5, translated as MGEGRGHQGSSPDSRAHLVATGARRLRSLMWSGGGGKARGWEAAAGGRSSPSRLSRRRIMSMSPKHTTPFSVSDILSPLEESYKKVGMEGGGLGAPLAAYRQGQAAPPAAAMQQHAVGHHGAVTAAYHMTAAGVPQLSHSAVGGYCNGNLGNMSELPPYQDTMRNSASGPGWYGANPDPRFPAISRFMGPASGMNMSGMGGLGSLGDVSKNMAPLPSAPRRKRRVLFSQAQVYELERRFKQQKYLSAPEREHLASMIHLTPTQVKIWFQNHRYKMKRQAKDKAAQQQLQQDSGGGGGGGAGCPQQQQAQQQSPRRVAVPVLVKDGKPCQAGAPAPGGASLQGHAQQQAQQQAQAAQAAAAAISVGSGGPGLGAHPGHQPGSAGQSPDLAHHAASPAALQGQVSSLSHLNSSGSDYGTMSCSTLLYGRTW; from the exons ATGGGCGAGGGTCGGGGACACCAG GGTTCTTCCCCAGACTCGCGAGCTCATTTGGTGGCGACTGGGGCTCGGCGCCTGCGAAGCCTGATGTGGTCCGGAGGCGGTGGGAAGGCGCGGGGCTGGGAGGCCGCggcgggagggaggagcagccccAGCAGGCTCAG ccgcCGCCGAATCATGTCGATGAGTCCAAAGCACACGACTCCGTTCTCAGTGTCTGACATCTTGAGTCCCCTGGAGGAAAGCTACAAGAAAGTGGGCATGGAGGGCGGCGGCCTCGGGGCTCCGCTGGCGGCTTACAGGCAGGGCCAGGCGGCACCGCCGGCCGCGGCCATGCAGCAGCACGCCGTGGGGCACCACGGCGCCGTCACCGCCGCCTACCACATGACGGCGGCGGGGGTGCCCCAGCTCTCGCACTCCGCCGTGGGGGGCTACTGCAACGGCAACCTGGGCAACATGAGCGAGCTGCCGCCGTACCAGGACACCATGCGGAACAGCGCCTCGGGCCCGGGATGGTACGGCGCCAACCCAGACCCGCGCTTCCCCGCCA TCTCCCGCTTCATGGGCCCGGCGAGCGGCATGAACATGAGCGGCATGGGCGGCCTGGGCTCGCTGGGGGACGTGAGCAAGAACATGGCCCCGCTGCCCAGCGCCCCGCGCCGGAAGCGCCGGGTGCTCTTCTCCCAGGCGCAGGTGTACGAGCTGGAGCGACGCTTCAAGCAACAGAAGTACCTGTCGGCGCCCGAGCGCGAGCACCTGGCCAGCATGATCCACCTGACACCCACTCAGGTCAAGATCTGGTTCCAGAATCACCGCTACAAGATGAAGCGCCAAGCCAAGGACAAGGCGGCACAGCAGCAACTGCAGCAGgacagcggcggcggcggcggcgggggcgccggGTGCCCGCAGCAGCAGCAAGCGCAGCAGCAGTCGCCGCGCCGCGTGGCCGTGCCGGTCCTGGTGAAAGACGGCAAACCCTGCCAGGCGGGCGCTCCCGCGCCGGGGGGCGCCAGCCTGCAAGGCCACGCGCAACAGCAGGCGCAGCAGCAGGCGCAGGCCgcgcaggcggcggcggcggcgatcTCAGTGGGCAGCGGCGGCCCCGGGCTGGGTGCACACCCGGGCCACCAGCCGGGCAGCGCGGGCCAGTCTCCGGACCTGGCGCACCACGCCGCCAGCCCCGCGGCGCTGCAGGGCCAGGTGTCTAGCCTGTCCCACCTGAACTCCTCGGGCTCGGACTATGGCACCATGTCCTGTTCCACTTTGCTATATGGTCGGACCTGGTGA
- the NKX2-1 gene encoding homeobox protein Nkx-2.1 isoform X2, with protein MGEGRGHQGSSPDSRAHLVATGARRLRSLMWSGGGGKARGWEAAAGGRSSPSRLSRRRIMSMSPKHTTPFSVSDILSPLEESYKKVGMEGGGLGAPLAAYRQGQAAPPAAAMQQHAVGHHGAVTAAYHMTAAGVPQLSHSAVGGYCNGNLGNMSELPPYQDTMRNSASGPGWYGANPDPRFPATPKVGIYRRTPAAGLGPVRRLRPANPATPAGLGHERTRSGLSPLGFLVSRFMGPASGMNMSGMGGLGSLGDVSKNMAPLPSAPRRKRRVLFSQAQVYELERRFKQQKYLSAPEREHLASMIHLTPTQVKIWFQNHRYKMKRQAKDKAAQQQLQQDSGGGGGGGAGCPQQQQAQQQSPRRVAVPVLVKDGKPCQAGAPAPGGASLQGHAQQQAQQQAQAAQAAAAAISVGSGGPGLGAHPGHQPGSAGQSPDLAHHAASPAALQGQVSSLSHLNSSGSDYGTMSCSTLLYGRTW; from the exons ATGGGCGAGGGTCGGGGACACCAG GGTTCTTCCCCAGACTCGCGAGCTCATTTGGTGGCGACTGGGGCTCGGCGCCTGCGAAGCCTGATGTGGTCCGGAGGCGGTGGGAAGGCGCGGGGCTGGGAGGCCGCggcgggagggaggagcagccccAGCAGGCTCAG ccgcCGCCGAATCATGTCGATGAGTCCAAAGCACACGACTCCGTTCTCAGTGTCTGACATCTTGAGTCCCCTGGAGGAAAGCTACAAGAAAGTGGGCATGGAGGGCGGCGGCCTCGGGGCTCCGCTGGCGGCTTACAGGCAGGGCCAGGCGGCACCGCCGGCCGCGGCCATGCAGCAGCACGCCGTGGGGCACCACGGCGCCGTCACCGCCGCCTACCACATGACGGCGGCGGGGGTGCCCCAGCTCTCGCACTCCGCCGTGGGGGGCTACTGCAACGGCAACCTGGGCAACATGAGCGAGCTGCCGCCGTACCAGGACACCATGCGGAACAGCGCCTCGGGCCCGGGATGGTACGGCGCCAACCCAGACCCGCGCTTCCCCGCCA CTCCCAAAGTTGGGATCTACCGTCGGACCCCAGCTGCTGGCCTGGGCCCAGTTCGCCGCCTGCGGCCCGCTAACCCCGCGACACCAGCCGGGCTTGGGCACGAAAGGACCAGGAGCGGCCTGTCTCCACTGGGCTTTTTGG TCTCCCGCTTCATGGGCCCGGCGAGCGGCATGAACATGAGCGGCATGGGCGGCCTGGGCTCGCTGGGGGACGTGAGCAAGAACATGGCCCCGCTGCCCAGCGCCCCGCGCCGGAAGCGCCGGGTGCTCTTCTCCCAGGCGCAGGTGTACGAGCTGGAGCGACGCTTCAAGCAACAGAAGTACCTGTCGGCGCCCGAGCGCGAGCACCTGGCCAGCATGATCCACCTGACACCCACTCAGGTCAAGATCTGGTTCCAGAATCACCGCTACAAGATGAAGCGCCAAGCCAAGGACAAGGCGGCACAGCAGCAACTGCAGCAGgacagcggcggcggcggcggcgggggcgccggGTGCCCGCAGCAGCAGCAAGCGCAGCAGCAGTCGCCGCGCCGCGTGGCCGTGCCGGTCCTGGTGAAAGACGGCAAACCCTGCCAGGCGGGCGCTCCCGCGCCGGGGGGCGCCAGCCTGCAAGGCCACGCGCAACAGCAGGCGCAGCAGCAGGCGCAGGCCgcgcaggcggcggcggcggcgatcTCAGTGGGCAGCGGCGGCCCCGGGCTGGGTGCACACCCGGGCCACCAGCCGGGCAGCGCGGGCCAGTCTCCGGACCTGGCGCACCACGCCGCCAGCCCCGCGGCGCTGCAGGGCCAGGTGTCTAGCCTGTCCCACCTGAACTCCTCGGGCTCGGACTATGGCACCATGTCCTGTTCCACTTTGCTATATGGTCGGACCTGGTGA
- the NKX2-1 gene encoding homeobox protein Nkx-2.1 isoform X8: protein MSMSPKHTTPFSVSDILSPLEESYKKVGMEGGGLGAPLAAYRQGQAAPPAAAMQQHAVGHHGAVTAAYHMTAAGVPQLSHSAVGGYCNGNLGNMSELPPYQDTMRNSASGPGWYGANPDPRFPAISRFMGPASGMNMSGMGGLGSLGDVSKNMAPLPSAPRRKRRVLFSQAQVYELERRFKQQKYLSAPEREHLASMIHLTPTQVKIWFQNHRYKMKRQAKDKAAQQQLQQDSGGGGGGGAGCPQQQQAQQQSPRRVAVPVLVKDGKPCQAGAPAPGGASLQGHAQQQAQQQAQAAQAAAAAISVGSGGPGLGAHPGHQPGSAGQSPDLAHHAASPAALQGQVSSLSHLNSSGSDYGTMSCSTLLYGRTW from the exons ATGTCGATGAGTCCAAAGCACACGACTCCGTTCTCAGTGTCTGACATCTTGAGTCCCCTGGAGGAAAGCTACAAGAAAGTGGGCATGGAGGGCGGCGGCCTCGGGGCTCCGCTGGCGGCTTACAGGCAGGGCCAGGCGGCACCGCCGGCCGCGGCCATGCAGCAGCACGCCGTGGGGCACCACGGCGCCGTCACCGCCGCCTACCACATGACGGCGGCGGGGGTGCCCCAGCTCTCGCACTCCGCCGTGGGGGGCTACTGCAACGGCAACCTGGGCAACATGAGCGAGCTGCCGCCGTACCAGGACACCATGCGGAACAGCGCCTCGGGCCCGGGATGGTACGGCGCCAACCCAGACCCGCGCTTCCCCGCCA TCTCCCGCTTCATGGGCCCGGCGAGCGGCATGAACATGAGCGGCATGGGCGGCCTGGGCTCGCTGGGGGACGTGAGCAAGAACATGGCCCCGCTGCCCAGCGCCCCGCGCCGGAAGCGCCGGGTGCTCTTCTCCCAGGCGCAGGTGTACGAGCTGGAGCGACGCTTCAAGCAACAGAAGTACCTGTCGGCGCCCGAGCGCGAGCACCTGGCCAGCATGATCCACCTGACACCCACTCAGGTCAAGATCTGGTTCCAGAATCACCGCTACAAGATGAAGCGCCAAGCCAAGGACAAGGCGGCACAGCAGCAACTGCAGCAGgacagcggcggcggcggcggcgggggcgccggGTGCCCGCAGCAGCAGCAAGCGCAGCAGCAGTCGCCGCGCCGCGTGGCCGTGCCGGTCCTGGTGAAAGACGGCAAACCCTGCCAGGCGGGCGCTCCCGCGCCGGGGGGCGCCAGCCTGCAAGGCCACGCGCAACAGCAGGCGCAGCAGCAGGCGCAGGCCgcgcaggcggcggcggcggcgatcTCAGTGGGCAGCGGCGGCCCCGGGCTGGGTGCACACCCGGGCCACCAGCCGGGCAGCGCGGGCCAGTCTCCGGACCTGGCGCACCACGCCGCCAGCCCCGCGGCGCTGCAGGGCCAGGTGTCTAGCCTGTCCCACCTGAACTCCTCGGGCTCGGACTATGGCACCATGTCCTGTTCCACTTTGCTATATGGTCGGACCTGGTGA
- the NKX2-1 gene encoding homeobox protein Nkx-2.1 isoform X4, translating to MGEGRGHQVCSSRRRIMSMSPKHTTPFSVSDILSPLEESYKKVGMEGGGLGAPLAAYRQGQAAPPAAAMQQHAVGHHGAVTAAYHMTAAGVPQLSHSAVGGYCNGNLGNMSELPPYQDTMRNSASGPGWYGANPDPRFPATPKVGIYRRTPAAGLGPVRRLRPANPATPAGLGHERTRSGLSPLGFLVSRFMGPASGMNMSGMGGLGSLGDVSKNMAPLPSAPRRKRRVLFSQAQVYELERRFKQQKYLSAPEREHLASMIHLTPTQVKIWFQNHRYKMKRQAKDKAAQQQLQQDSGGGGGGGAGCPQQQQAQQQSPRRVAVPVLVKDGKPCQAGAPAPGGASLQGHAQQQAQQQAQAAQAAAAAISVGSGGPGLGAHPGHQPGSAGQSPDLAHHAASPAALQGQVSSLSHLNSSGSDYGTMSCSTLLYGRTW from the exons ATGGGCGAGGGTCGGGGACACCAGGTTTGTTCGAG ccgcCGCCGAATCATGTCGATGAGTCCAAAGCACACGACTCCGTTCTCAGTGTCTGACATCTTGAGTCCCCTGGAGGAAAGCTACAAGAAAGTGGGCATGGAGGGCGGCGGCCTCGGGGCTCCGCTGGCGGCTTACAGGCAGGGCCAGGCGGCACCGCCGGCCGCGGCCATGCAGCAGCACGCCGTGGGGCACCACGGCGCCGTCACCGCCGCCTACCACATGACGGCGGCGGGGGTGCCCCAGCTCTCGCACTCCGCCGTGGGGGGCTACTGCAACGGCAACCTGGGCAACATGAGCGAGCTGCCGCCGTACCAGGACACCATGCGGAACAGCGCCTCGGGCCCGGGATGGTACGGCGCCAACCCAGACCCGCGCTTCCCCGCCA CTCCCAAAGTTGGGATCTACCGTCGGACCCCAGCTGCTGGCCTGGGCCCAGTTCGCCGCCTGCGGCCCGCTAACCCCGCGACACCAGCCGGGCTTGGGCACGAAAGGACCAGGAGCGGCCTGTCTCCACTGGGCTTTTTGG TCTCCCGCTTCATGGGCCCGGCGAGCGGCATGAACATGAGCGGCATGGGCGGCCTGGGCTCGCTGGGGGACGTGAGCAAGAACATGGCCCCGCTGCCCAGCGCCCCGCGCCGGAAGCGCCGGGTGCTCTTCTCCCAGGCGCAGGTGTACGAGCTGGAGCGACGCTTCAAGCAACAGAAGTACCTGTCGGCGCCCGAGCGCGAGCACCTGGCCAGCATGATCCACCTGACACCCACTCAGGTCAAGATCTGGTTCCAGAATCACCGCTACAAGATGAAGCGCCAAGCCAAGGACAAGGCGGCACAGCAGCAACTGCAGCAGgacagcggcggcggcggcggcgggggcgccggGTGCCCGCAGCAGCAGCAAGCGCAGCAGCAGTCGCCGCGCCGCGTGGCCGTGCCGGTCCTGGTGAAAGACGGCAAACCCTGCCAGGCGGGCGCTCCCGCGCCGGGGGGCGCCAGCCTGCAAGGCCACGCGCAACAGCAGGCGCAGCAGCAGGCGCAGGCCgcgcaggcggcggcggcggcgatcTCAGTGGGCAGCGGCGGCCCCGGGCTGGGTGCACACCCGGGCCACCAGCCGGGCAGCGCGGGCCAGTCTCCGGACCTGGCGCACCACGCCGCCAGCCCCGCGGCGCTGCAGGGCCAGGTGTCTAGCCTGTCCCACCTGAACTCCTCGGGCTCGGACTATGGCACCATGTCCTGTTCCACTTTGCTATATGGTCGGACCTGGTGA
- the NKX2-1 gene encoding homeobox protein Nkx-2.1 isoform X6 — MSMSPKHTTPFSVSDILSPLEESYKKVGMEGGGLGAPLAAYRQGQAAPPAAAMQQHAVGHHGAVTAAYHMTAAGVPQLSHSAVGGYCNGNLGNMSELPPYQDTMRNSASGPGWYGANPDPRFPATPKVGIYRRTPAAGLGPVRRLRPANPATPAGLGHERTRSGLSPLGFLVSRFMGPASGMNMSGMGGLGSLGDVSKNMAPLPSAPRRKRRVLFSQAQVYELERRFKQQKYLSAPEREHLASMIHLTPTQVKIWFQNHRYKMKRQAKDKAAQQQLQQDSGGGGGGGAGCPQQQQAQQQSPRRVAVPVLVKDGKPCQAGAPAPGGASLQGHAQQQAQQQAQAAQAAAAAISVGSGGPGLGAHPGHQPGSAGQSPDLAHHAASPAALQGQVSSLSHLNSSGSDYGTMSCSTLLYGRTW; from the exons ATGTCGATGAGTCCAAAGCACACGACTCCGTTCTCAGTGTCTGACATCTTGAGTCCCCTGGAGGAAAGCTACAAGAAAGTGGGCATGGAGGGCGGCGGCCTCGGGGCTCCGCTGGCGGCTTACAGGCAGGGCCAGGCGGCACCGCCGGCCGCGGCCATGCAGCAGCACGCCGTGGGGCACCACGGCGCCGTCACCGCCGCCTACCACATGACGGCGGCGGGGGTGCCCCAGCTCTCGCACTCCGCCGTGGGGGGCTACTGCAACGGCAACCTGGGCAACATGAGCGAGCTGCCGCCGTACCAGGACACCATGCGGAACAGCGCCTCGGGCCCGGGATGGTACGGCGCCAACCCAGACCCGCGCTTCCCCGCCA CTCCCAAAGTTGGGATCTACCGTCGGACCCCAGCTGCTGGCCTGGGCCCAGTTCGCCGCCTGCGGCCCGCTAACCCCGCGACACCAGCCGGGCTTGGGCACGAAAGGACCAGGAGCGGCCTGTCTCCACTGGGCTTTTTGG TCTCCCGCTTCATGGGCCCGGCGAGCGGCATGAACATGAGCGGCATGGGCGGCCTGGGCTCGCTGGGGGACGTGAGCAAGAACATGGCCCCGCTGCCCAGCGCCCCGCGCCGGAAGCGCCGGGTGCTCTTCTCCCAGGCGCAGGTGTACGAGCTGGAGCGACGCTTCAAGCAACAGAAGTACCTGTCGGCGCCCGAGCGCGAGCACCTGGCCAGCATGATCCACCTGACACCCACTCAGGTCAAGATCTGGTTCCAGAATCACCGCTACAAGATGAAGCGCCAAGCCAAGGACAAGGCGGCACAGCAGCAACTGCAGCAGgacagcggcggcggcggcggcgggggcgccggGTGCCCGCAGCAGCAGCAAGCGCAGCAGCAGTCGCCGCGCCGCGTGGCCGTGCCGGTCCTGGTGAAAGACGGCAAACCCTGCCAGGCGGGCGCTCCCGCGCCGGGGGGCGCCAGCCTGCAAGGCCACGCGCAACAGCAGGCGCAGCAGCAGGCGCAGGCCgcgcaggcggcggcggcggcgatcTCAGTGGGCAGCGGCGGCCCCGGGCTGGGTGCACACCCGGGCCACCAGCCGGGCAGCGCGGGCCAGTCTCCGGACCTGGCGCACCACGCCGCCAGCCCCGCGGCGCTGCAGGGCCAGGTGTCTAGCCTGTCCCACCTGAACTCCTCGGGCTCGGACTATGGCACCATGTCCTGTTCCACTTTGCTATATGGTCGGACCTGGTGA
- the NKX2-1 gene encoding homeobox protein Nkx-2.1 isoform X7 — protein MGEGRGHQVCSSRRRIMSMSPKHTTPFSVSDILSPLEESYKKVGMEGGGLGAPLAAYRQGQAAPPAAAMQQHAVGHHGAVTAAYHMTAAGVPQLSHSAVGGYCNGNLGNMSELPPYQDTMRNSASGPGWYGANPDPRFPAISRFMGPASGMNMSGMGGLGSLGDVSKNMAPLPSAPRRKRRVLFSQAQVYELERRFKQQKYLSAPEREHLASMIHLTPTQVKIWFQNHRYKMKRQAKDKAAQQQLQQDSGGGGGGGAGCPQQQQAQQQSPRRVAVPVLVKDGKPCQAGAPAPGGASLQGHAQQQAQQQAQAAQAAAAAISVGSGGPGLGAHPGHQPGSAGQSPDLAHHAASPAALQGQVSSLSHLNSSGSDYGTMSCSTLLYGRTW, from the exons ATGGGCGAGGGTCGGGGACACCAGGTTTGTTCGAG ccgcCGCCGAATCATGTCGATGAGTCCAAAGCACACGACTCCGTTCTCAGTGTCTGACATCTTGAGTCCCCTGGAGGAAAGCTACAAGAAAGTGGGCATGGAGGGCGGCGGCCTCGGGGCTCCGCTGGCGGCTTACAGGCAGGGCCAGGCGGCACCGCCGGCCGCGGCCATGCAGCAGCACGCCGTGGGGCACCACGGCGCCGTCACCGCCGCCTACCACATGACGGCGGCGGGGGTGCCCCAGCTCTCGCACTCCGCCGTGGGGGGCTACTGCAACGGCAACCTGGGCAACATGAGCGAGCTGCCGCCGTACCAGGACACCATGCGGAACAGCGCCTCGGGCCCGGGATGGTACGGCGCCAACCCAGACCCGCGCTTCCCCGCCA TCTCCCGCTTCATGGGCCCGGCGAGCGGCATGAACATGAGCGGCATGGGCGGCCTGGGCTCGCTGGGGGACGTGAGCAAGAACATGGCCCCGCTGCCCAGCGCCCCGCGCCGGAAGCGCCGGGTGCTCTTCTCCCAGGCGCAGGTGTACGAGCTGGAGCGACGCTTCAAGCAACAGAAGTACCTGTCGGCGCCCGAGCGCGAGCACCTGGCCAGCATGATCCACCTGACACCCACTCAGGTCAAGATCTGGTTCCAGAATCACCGCTACAAGATGAAGCGCCAAGCCAAGGACAAGGCGGCACAGCAGCAACTGCAGCAGgacagcggcggcggcggcggcgggggcgccggGTGCCCGCAGCAGCAGCAAGCGCAGCAGCAGTCGCCGCGCCGCGTGGCCGTGCCGGTCCTGGTGAAAGACGGCAAACCCTGCCAGGCGGGCGCTCCCGCGCCGGGGGGCGCCAGCCTGCAAGGCCACGCGCAACAGCAGGCGCAGCAGCAGGCGCAGGCCgcgcaggcggcggcggcggcgatcTCAGTGGGCAGCGGCGGCCCCGGGCTGGGTGCACACCCGGGCCACCAGCCGGGCAGCGCGGGCCAGTCTCCGGACCTGGCGCACCACGCCGCCAGCCCCGCGGCGCTGCAGGGCCAGGTGTCTAGCCTGTCCCACCTGAACTCCTCGGGCTCGGACTATGGCACCATGTCCTGTTCCACTTTGCTATATGGTCGGACCTGGTGA